From Psychroflexus torquis ATCC 700755, the proteins below share one genomic window:
- a CDS encoding transposase produces the protein MMNYLDPYLTVSRIKPLVNYQLVYKTTYHYVNYSPINGDSFVWEINGVSTNIFQAYLREFSTHNSKEYKIVVIDDAGFHSTKNIEVPQNIILLRIPPYNPKLNPCEQVWQYIKNRFKNQRFESMKSLKEWLSEMVCEMKPETIKSITGNHHFLKAFNTVFNN, from the coding sequence ATGATGAACTATTTAGACCCATATCTTACAGTATCAAGAATCAAACCCCTAGTTAATTACCAGCTTGTTTATAAAACAACATACCACTACGTTAATTACTCGCCAATAAACGGAGACTCTTTTGTTTGGGAAATAAATGGTGTAAGTACTAACATATTTCAAGCTTATCTGCGAGAATTTTCAACACATAATTCAAAGGAATATAAAATTGTAGTGATTGATGATGCAGGATTTCATTCTACAAAAAATATAGAGGTGCCACAAAATATAATCTTGTTAAGAATACCCCCGTACAATCCTAAACTAAACCCATGCGAACAAGTATGGCAATACATTAAAAATCGATTTAAGAATCAAAGATTTGAATCGATGAAAAGTTTAAAAGAATGGCTAAGCGAAATGGTCTGCGAAATGAAACCTGAAACCATTAAATCTATAACAGGAAATCATCATTTTCTAAAGGCTTTTAATACGGTATTTAATAACTAA
- a CDS encoding IS1595-like element ISPto10 family transposase: protein MINFEGQNAQEFYVRFNSVLSCKEYLSEIKWENGFKCVKCNHSACQIRSNYDRTCNKCSHTESASANTLFHKVKFGLDKAFIICFEMATTTRSLSASYLAKRVGVTPYTARMFMYKVRDAMKSSENFPMMNRVEVDEFVVGGKEDGKVGRSYNTKKKKAVVALELTENGKVKRMYVNQINDFSAKELLPIFDKHISKTASINTDLWRGYRPIAKEFNIEQIPSNSGKNFKILHTMIHQIKSWIRTTYSYVSSFHISGYFDEFCYRLNRSRSKKTIFHNLVSRMMQKPKLYQSKLICT from the coding sequence ATGATTAATTTTGAAGGGCAAAATGCCCAAGAGTTTTATGTTCGGTTCAATTCTGTGCTTTCTTGTAAGGAATACCTATCAGAAATAAAATGGGAAAATGGTTTCAAATGTGTAAAATGTAATCATAGTGCTTGTCAAATTCGTTCCAATTATGATCGTACCTGTAATAAATGTAGTCATACAGAATCAGCATCTGCAAACACGCTTTTTCATAAAGTAAAATTTGGATTAGATAAGGCTTTTATCATCTGTTTTGAAATGGCAACGACTACTCGTAGTTTATCAGCAAGTTATTTGGCAAAACGAGTAGGAGTTACACCTTATACTGCCCGAATGTTCATGTACAAGGTTCGTGATGCTATGAAGTCTAGTGAGAACTTTCCAATGATGAATCGCGTTGAGGTAGACGAATTTGTGGTAGGTGGAAAAGAAGATGGTAAGGTTGGGAGAAGCTATAATACCAAGAAAAAAAAAGCTGTAGTAGCCCTTGAACTAACAGAAAATGGAAAAGTGAAAAGAATGTACGTGAATCAAATAAATGACTTTTCTGCTAAAGAATTACTTCCAATATTTGATAAGCATATCTCAAAAACGGCAAGTATCAACACGGATTTGTGGCGCGGATATAGACCTATAGCTAAAGAATTTAATATCGAACAGATACCTAGTAATTCTGGGAAAAACTTCAAAATATTACACACTATGATTCATCAAATCAAATCGTGGATTAGAACTACCTATTCATATGTAAGTTCTTTCCATATTAGTGGATATTTTGATGAATTTTGTTATCGATTGAATAGGTCTAGAAGTAAGAAAACCATCTTTCATAACCTTGTTTCTAGAATGATGCAAAAACCGAAATTATATCAATCCAAATTAATATGTACTTAA
- a CDS encoding OmpA domain-containing protein — translation MKFFIFTFIFLVFANLSAQRSGQAENWSTSLELGVASSSGTYTSGYSSSALNNFSTSIGLRYLFNSERRLYKPYGIRLKGGFTNLTGDNDSRDFETTVYHITLDGVLNIKDLLKLRSPDWPDGFNLFVNLGVGASHYELWDEARYSDADDGYIFDGDDLVTVNFGTTAEYEISTDFSLHLDLTYSLFTTPDFSTDGNSTVESIGSSRGNFDPRMFRASIGVTYYIPFR, via the coding sequence ATGAAATTTTTCATATTTACATTCATTTTTCTTGTTTTTGCTAATCTTTCAGCCCAACGTTCAGGTCAAGCTGAAAATTGGTCGACATCGCTAGAATTAGGTGTGGCTTCTTCGAGTGGAACGTACACTTCGGGCTATTCATCTTCAGCTTTAAATAATTTTTCTACTTCTATTGGGTTAAGGTATCTTTTTAATTCAGAAAGACGCCTCTATAAGCCTTACGGTATTCGATTGAAAGGTGGCTTTACAAACCTCACTGGAGACAACGATTCAAGAGATTTCGAAACTACCGTCTATCACATTACACTCGATGGTGTTTTAAATATTAAAGATCTATTGAAGCTAAGATCCCCAGATTGGCCAGACGGTTTTAATCTTTTCGTTAATTTAGGAGTTGGAGCTTCTCACTATGAACTATGGGATGAAGCTAGATACTCAGACGCAGATGATGGATATATCTTTGATGGCGATGATTTAGTGACGGTAAATTTTGGTACTACAGCAGAATATGAAATTTCAACAGATTTTTCTCTTCACTTAGATTTGACTTATAGTTTGTTTACCACTCCAGATTTTTCAACTGATGGTAATAGCACAGTAGAAAGTATAGGTTCAAGTAGAGGTAATTTTGACCCTAGAATGTTTCGTGCATCTATAGGTGTAACCTATTATATCCCTTTTAGATAA
- a CDS encoding S41 family peptidase: MKIKYKLVLSTLCIFILPLFSFSQITKLMHQPALSDTHIAFIYAEDLWVANRDGSNPKRLTIDKGIEANPVFSPDGSKIAFEAEYDGNVDVFIVSANGGVPKRLTWHPYNDYVRDFSADSKTVLFVSQRNSFTNRYMQVFSVSTDGGAITQLDIPNAFWASYSDNDQSIAYTPIADRFNQWKHYRGGTVARIWLYNTQSHKVSEIQKPEGGSNDSQPQWMGEFVYFKSDRDGEFNLYSYETNSKAIKKLTDYKDFPVINLKAHNGAVIYEQAGTLHIYNTKTNTDNVLNISITTDLLELRERFVSGEDYVRSVGVSPSGARAVVDFRGDIVTVPGQKGDPKNMTATTGTHEKYPEWSPDGKFIAYFSDATGEYALHIKNNVLGDVSAIPLTGSGFYADIHWSPDSKNVSYVDNGRRLYVTDISTKKTTKIDEDILFVPGIFRELFGSWSHDSNWIAYTVITETNFERAYAYSISEDKSYPLSDGLSNVSEPVFDPSGKYLYMTASTDAGPLVNWFDQSNIDKELTQSIYLVTLQKEVISPLAKENDVEQPKEEEPKEDKKKEDKKEVAEKSDLKIDWDGFQERIISLPIEPGVYSNLSLAGEGELYYISSSFHSPKSSLQKFDFKTRKSEELMPASSFSISADGKKMLYSVDGSYFISDLGQKSEEAPLNFNAISVKINPKEEWVNIFNEAWRVNRDFFYDPGMHGVDWKAMKTKYQPFLKEASCRGDVYRVMQWMFSELSVGHHRFSSRGDRLNEPKSIGGGLLGANYMVKNERYQIAKIFGGLNWTPSLRSPLTEPGVGINTGDYIISVNGENVKGSDNLYSFFENTANKIMSLEVSKKADGSESRTYKVTPLATEWAIRNRDWVEGNMKKVHEATNGDVAYVYVPNTSVAGFNFFKRYFYPQANKKAIIVDERFNGGGSLADYYIDILKRPMQANWNFRYGKDLKSPSASIQGPRVMIIDETAGSGGDYLPWMFRRFKMGTIVGKSTWGGLVGVLGYPEFIDGGSVTAPNLAFYSEEGFNVENEGVPPDVEVEQWPELVIQGRDPQLEKAIEIAMKQLKENPPVKVETPAYPIKTKN, encoded by the coding sequence ATGAAAATCAAGTACAAATTAGTATTATCAACGCTTTGTATTTTTATACTGCCGTTGTTCTCTTTTAGCCAAATCACTAAACTGATGCATCAACCTGCATTGAGCGATACACATATCGCTTTTATTTATGCTGAAGATTTATGGGTTGCCAACAGAGATGGGTCAAACCCGAAAAGACTTACAATAGATAAAGGCATTGAAGCCAACCCCGTATTTTCTCCAGACGGAAGTAAAATTGCCTTTGAAGCAGAATATGATGGCAATGTAGATGTTTTTATAGTTTCAGCAAATGGAGGAGTTCCAAAACGCCTTACTTGGCATCCTTATAACGATTATGTCAGAGATTTTTCTGCAGATAGCAAGACCGTTTTATTTGTCTCTCAACGCAATTCTTTTACCAACCGCTATATGCAAGTATTTTCTGTTTCAACTGATGGTGGAGCTATAACGCAATTGGATATTCCAAATGCATTTTGGGCTTCCTATTCAGATAACGATCAAAGCATCGCGTATACGCCTATTGCTGATCGGTTTAATCAATGGAAACATTACCGGGGAGGAACCGTTGCTCGTATTTGGCTTTACAATACCCAATCACACAAAGTATCGGAAATTCAGAAACCAGAGGGTGGCAGTAATGATTCGCAACCACAATGGATGGGAGAATTCGTATATTTTAAAAGTGATAGAGATGGCGAATTTAATTTGTACAGCTACGAAACCAATTCAAAAGCAATTAAAAAACTGACAGATTACAAGGATTTTCCGGTTATCAATCTCAAAGCGCACAATGGTGCTGTAATTTACGAACAAGCTGGGACGCTTCATATTTACAACACTAAAACGAATACAGACAACGTATTAAACATTAGCATCACTACAGATTTACTAGAATTGCGGGAACGTTTTGTTTCTGGTGAAGATTATGTGCGTTCAGTTGGTGTTTCACCTTCTGGTGCTAGAGCAGTTGTAGATTTTAGAGGAGATATTGTTACGGTTCCTGGTCAAAAAGGAGATCCCAAAAATATGACTGCTACAACTGGGACTCACGAAAAATATCCAGAATGGTCTCCAGACGGCAAATTCATTGCTTATTTTTCTGATGCAACTGGCGAATATGCCTTGCATATTAAAAATAATGTTTTAGGAGATGTAAGTGCCATTCCGTTAACTGGTTCTGGATTTTATGCTGATATACATTGGTCGCCAGACAGCAAAAATGTAAGTTATGTAGATAATGGTCGTAGGTTGTATGTTACTGACATTTCGACAAAGAAAACAACTAAAATTGATGAAGACATTTTATTTGTCCCTGGAATATTTAGGGAACTTTTTGGTTCTTGGTCACACGATTCCAATTGGATAGCCTACACCGTCATTACCGAAACCAATTTTGAACGTGCTTATGCTTATTCCATTTCAGAAGACAAATCCTATCCACTTTCAGATGGGTTGTCTAATGTTTCTGAACCCGTTTTTGATCCAAGCGGGAAATATTTATACATGACAGCTTCAACAGATGCAGGACCACTTGTCAACTGGTTCGATCAATCTAATATAGATAAAGAGCTTACACAATCTATCTACTTAGTCACACTTCAAAAGGAGGTGATTTCGCCTTTAGCAAAAGAAAACGATGTAGAGCAGCCAAAAGAAGAAGAACCTAAAGAGGATAAAAAGAAAGAAGATAAAAAGGAAGTAGCAGAAAAGTCAGATTTAAAAATAGATTGGGACGGTTTTCAGGAGCGAATAATCAGTTTACCTATTGAACCAGGTGTATATAGTAATTTGAGTTTAGCAGGAGAAGGGGAATTGTATTATATCTCTTCCTCATTTCATTCTCCTAAGTCAAGCCTTCAAAAATTCGATTTTAAGACCAGAAAAAGTGAAGAATTAATGCCAGCAAGTTCTTTTTCAATTTCTGCTGATGGCAAGAAAATGTTATATTCAGTTGATGGATCTTACTTTATCTCAGACCTCGGTCAGAAATCTGAAGAAGCCCCTTTGAACTTTAATGCCATAAGTGTAAAGATAAATCCGAAGGAAGAGTGGGTAAATATTTTTAATGAAGCATGGCGGGTAAATAGAGATTTCTTTTACGATCCAGGAATGCACGGTGTAGATTGGAAGGCCATGAAAACAAAATACCAACCTTTTCTGAAAGAGGCTTCTTGTAGAGGAGATGTATACAGAGTGATGCAATGGATGTTTAGCGAGCTTTCTGTTGGACACCACCGTTTTTCTAGTCGTGGTGATAGATTAAATGAACCAAAAAGCATAGGAGGAGGTTTGCTAGGTGCTAACTATATGGTTAAAAATGAGCGTTATCAAATCGCTAAAATATTTGGGGGTCTTAATTGGACACCCAGTTTGCGTTCGCCACTTACAGAACCGGGCGTTGGTATAAATACCGGCGATTACATTATCTCCGTTAATGGTGAAAATGTAAAAGGAAGCGACAACCTGTATAGCTTTTTTGAAAATACAGCGAATAAAATAATGTCACTGGAAGTGAGTAAAAAAGCGGATGGTTCAGAGTCTAGAACCTATAAAGTGACCCCACTAGCAACCGAATGGGCTATTAGAAATAGAGATTGGGTAGAAGGCAATATGAAAAAAGTGCACGAAGCCACAAATGGAGATGTAGCTTATGTGTACGTTCCCAATACAAGCGTGGCAGGCTTTAACTTTTTTAAACGCTATTTCTATCCGCAAGCCAATAAAAAAGCCATCATTGTAGATGAACGCTTTAATGGAGGTGGCTCTTTAGCAGATTATTACATAGATATATTAAAACGCCCAATGCAAGCAAATTGGAATTTCAGATACGGTAAAGATTTAAAATCACCTAGCGCCTCTATACAAGGTCCGCGAGTGATGATAATAGATGAAACTGCAGGTTCTGGAGGCGATTATTTGCCTTGGATGTTTAGGAGATTTAAAATGGGAACCATTGTAGGAAAAAGCACTTGGGGTGGTTTAGTTGGCGTATTAGGTTATCCGGAATTTATTGATGGGGGTAGTGTAACCGCGCCAAATCTTGCCTTTTATTCTGAAGAAGGATTCAACGTTGAAAACGAAGGCGTACCCCCAGATGTAGAAGTAGAACAATGGCCAGAATTAGTAATACAAGGCCGAGACCCACAACTAGAAAAAGCTATTGAAATTGCAATGAAACAACTTAAAGAAAATCCACCAGTAAAAGTTGAAACACCAGCTTATCCCATCAAAACTAAAAATTAG